A single Thunnus thynnus chromosome 6, fThuThy2.1, whole genome shotgun sequence DNA region contains:
- the slc26a10 gene encoding solute carrier family 26 member 10, whose translation MSASVAVYRNIYTEDRFKQAYGSEDNTSGSLRLREKLAGRCRCSRRACLHLLRERVPIFSWLPRYRLKKWILGDTIAGLTVGILHIPQGMAFALLTSVAPIFGLYTSFFPVVLYMIFGTGRHVSTGTFAVVSLMTGTVVEQLVPTPLEMNSSSPQAAEFEAQRIGVASAVALLSGIIMLCMFGLQLGFLSTYLSEPIVKAFTSAAAFHVTISQLQSLLGLRLPRHTGTFSLFKTLASVMENLPQTNTAELLISLVCLAVLVPVKEINMRFRQRLRTPIPVEILMVIIVTGVTYASSLDTMYDIKIVGHIPAGFPKPQMPALHTFPEIAGDTVAITFVGYAVSVSLAMIYADKHGYSIHPNQELLAHGISNTVSSFFTCFPSSATLATTNILESAGGYTQLSGLFTSLVVLIVLLLIGPLFYFLPKAVLACINVTSLRQMFLQFQDLPELWRISKIDFMVWVVTWLSVVVLNVDLGLAIGVVFSMMTVICRTQRAGCSVLGRASNTEIYRPLENHSKCYEVPGVKILTYNGPIYYGNRSFFREEMSRLLGLTPEKIRSREKARKALEKREREATVNTVERGIANTSFSSENEFFKSETSENDVQVVLINCSSVIFVDVAGARLFTQMCIECQKVGVHVYLANCNESVLKILTSSGLMNYMNPQHIFVTVHDAVTYIQQQREKCPENTTTVWV comes from the exons ATGAGCGCCTCTGTGGCTGTGTACAGGAATATCTACACGGAGGACCGCTTCAAACAGGCCTACGGCTCCGAGGATAACACAAGTGGAAGTTTGCGGCTCCGGGAGAAGCTCGCCGGGAGGTGCAGGTGTTCAAGGCGAGCCTGCCTTCACCTGTTGAGGGAGAGAGTGCCCATTTTCAGCTGGCTGCCGAGATACAGGCTAAAGAAATGGATTTTAGGAGATACTATAGCGGGATTGACAGTTGGTATTCTTCACATTCCGCAAG GCATGGCCTTTGCTTTACTCACATCTGTAGCACCAATATTTGGCCTTTACACCTCCTTCTTCCCGGTGGTTCTCTATATGATTTTTGGCACAGGTCGCCATGTGTCCACAG GTACATTTGCTGTGGTGAGTCTGATGACTGGCACTGTGGTGGAGCAGCTGGTCCCCACTCCTCTGGAGATGAACTCGAGTTCCCCTCAAGCGGCTGAGTTTGAGGCCCAGAGGATTGGCGTGGCCTCAGCTGTAGCACTCCTCTCAGGAATTATTATG CTCTGTATGTTTGGTCTTCAGCTGGGCTTCCTCTCCACCTATCTGTCAGAGCCAATTGTTAAGGCTTTCACCAGTGCTGCTGCCTTCCATGTTACCATCTCACAGCTGCAAAGCTTGCTGGGACTGCGGCTCCCTCGTCACACTGGGACCTTCTCCCTCTTCAAG ACTTTAGCGTCAGTGATGGAGAACCTGCCTCAAACCAACACGGCGGAGCTGCTGATCTCCTTGGTGTGTTTGGCTGTCCTGGTGCCAGTTAAGGAGATTAACATGCGTTTCCGGCAGCGCCTGCGGACACCTATCCCTGTGGAGATCCTCATG GTGATTATTGTCACAGGTGTGACCTATGCCTCCTCCCTGGACACCATGTATGACATTAAGATAGTTGGCCACATCCCAGCTGG ATTCCCAAAGCCACAGATGCCCGCCTTGCACACTTTTCCTGAGATTGCGGGAGACACAGTAGCCATAACATTTGTTGGTTATGCAGTGTCCGTCTCGCTGGCAATGATCTACGCTGATAAACATGGCTATTCCATACATCCAAACCAG GAGCTGCTGGCTCATGGTATCTCCAATACGGTGTCGTCCTTTTTCACCTGCTTCCCAAGCTCAGCCACTCTAGCCACCACTAACATACTGGAGAGTGCCGGTGGATACACGCAG cTCTCCGGTTTGTTCACTAGTTTGGTTGTTCTGATTGTCCTGCTGTTGATTGGACCACTGTTCTACTTCCTACCCAAG GCAGTACTGGCGTGCATCAATGTCACCAGCCTCAGGCAGATGTTCCTGCAGTTCCAGGACTTACCTGAACTGTGGAGAATCAGCAAGATTGACTTT ATGGTTTGGGTGGTGACCTGGCTGTCTGTAGTGGTACTCAACGTGGACCTTGGCCTAGCCATCGGGGTGGTTTTCTCAATGATGACCGTCATTTGTCGCACGCAAAG GGCTGGTTGTTCAGTGCTTGGCCGGGCCAGCAACACAGAAATTTACAGACCTCTGGAGAACCACAGCAAG TGCTATGAGGTGCCAGGAGTGAAGATCCTGACTTACAACGGGCCTATTTACTATGGCAACCGTAGCTTCTTCAGGGAGGAGATGAGCAGGCTGTTGGGCCTGACGCCAGAGAAGATCCGCAGCCGGGAGAAGGCCAGGAAAGCCCTGGAGAAACGGGAGAGAGAGGCCACCGTCAACACTGTG GAAAGAGGCATTGCAAACACATCGTTTTCTTCAGAAAACGAGTTCTTCAAATCTG aaACATCTGAGAATGATGTCCAGGTAGTGTTAATCAATTGCAGCAGTGTCATATTTGTCGATGTTGCTGGAGCAAGACTATTTACACAG ATGTGTATTGAATGCCAGAAAGTTGGAGTTCATGTATATTTGGCAAACTGCAATG AGAGTGTCTTAAAAATCCTCACATCAAGTGGTCTAATGAACTACATGAACCCTCAACATATTTTCGTCACTGTTCATGATGCCGTGACATATATCCAACAGCAGAGG GAAAAATGTCCAGAGAACACCACGACTGTTTGGGTATGA